The window ACATCAACAACGTGTTTGTAGCCATCCAAAGATCGCCTAGGAGGCTGTCAAAGTTCAAAATCCTCACAAGAGTGATAGCATGGAATCTTGTCAACTTTTTATCTAATTTCTTGATAGAATCCTCAGACAGCATGAAGAAAGAGAGGGAGTAGAAGCAGTCTTCTACAGCTTAGGCTAAACTTTAAGCGAATCAGAATGGCAAGAGAGCAATTATATTTACTATCTATATCCATGCATTTTTTATCCACACATCTCGAACTGAATCATGCAAGCCGCTAGATCTAAATTGACACTCagcacaattttattttacttttaacaAAAAGGATTCTAGAAGACACTCATCTATTTTATTGTGGAAACAAAGTTGCCAGTTGACAATAATAAacacatttaaatataaactGATATAACACAATACAGATTATTATCATTCTTGTATTCAAAAGCAACtactcaataaaaaaaattatttcacatACCTTGAAAAGCTCCTTTTCTCTTCGTATGGATGATGTGCGCCAACCAACCATATCTGTGTTTgttaagaataattaattgaacaGAGAATAACACAGATTTTCAAATACTCTTTCTGGGTGCATCAGGATTAAGGATACGGTCATAGGAGACATTAGCATAAAGGACTCGGCATCTGAAAGCACCGAGTGCTGATCTGTAAAAATAGTCGACCAATAAGATTCAACTTTGCAGAAATCCCATGTTTATACGCTTGgaacttacataaattttcCTTCTTCACAATCTGATGCCATTCTCAATAAAAGAGGGGGTTTACTGGGTTTTCCATCTGTGAGGAAGAGCTGACTCCCAGTTCGGCCAGTAAAAATAGGGGCAATAGGAGCAGCAAGTTTCTCCAAGAAAGGTACACCAAGAAGGAATGGAAGCTGCCACCGTTGAGAAAATTATAGAGTTTGTGAATCAAATCCATAAAATCTATGACAATCAACTAAGTTGTCTGCTAAGGAATGTACCTGCCTATTTCCTCTCACTCCAAGATGAGGAGTTGCCAGGGTGATAAAGTTAATCGCCTCCATCCCGGCAATCAAACCTTTATTTGAAGAGCCCGAGGATTGGAATGCCGAAGCCTGAGTCCCAATTACATCACCGGGAGTGTACAGAACAGCGATTGCATATCTTGCGAATAGTCCACCAAGTGAATGGGCCAGAAAGGATATCTTCTTTAGTCCCTCTGTCTTTTTCACAACCTGAATGACCTGTTTATTGGGGTAATTAGTTTTGGTTGCAAAATCTACATTAATAATTCGCTAATAGAGATtggaaaggaaaatgaagaagGGGATCTGAGAACATGTTATAACATAAACAGAAAAAGACGCATATGAAGTGACTCCTCGTGAAACAGTTCATCCATGATAGCTACACTAAGACACTCCAGCAATGATACGACAGGTACAAAGATTCCCTCCCAAAACTTACTTCATCGGCAAGTCGTTTTCCAGCACCATCAATCCCCGTGAAAGTCTTAGTGTACATGTTACATGAACTAGCTGCACGTAATAAGCAAGTTTCAAATGCTTGCACAGCTCAGTCATTattaaaaaacacactttCACAGGGAAAAAAAGAATGCTTTATGCATTGCCTGCTGCCAGTGCACATAATATGAGAGGAACTAGATCCAAATAATTTCACCAATGTGTTTGTGTGGTTAATGTTGAACAGGTCAAATTGGATCTTGTCTAAGCTGAGTGAACATCGTATTTTGGCAATGCATAAACAACATACCATAAATCAAAAACTTCTTTCCTACTCGTCTCTTCAACTCTGTGTCAAAATACGTCCAATCACTTGGGCTGCAATAGTTGGAAACCTCTATCAATGTTAATACAACATTGTGAGTGAAGTACCCTCTGTTTCCAGTGAATTATTATTGACTACAACATTGTGTGAGAAGAGGATGATGGAGTTAAATGAAATAGCCTCGTCCAGAAAGTAGCGCAATTATCATGAAAAAGTACTCCTAAACGTTTCTTCTACTAGCTCATGTGGTGAGAAGCCTCCACCGATTTTACATAAAGCACAAGTCTAGATGAACCAGATCTTAATGTTAGGAATTCACGTCATGGTTTTCCCAATTAAACTGAAGACGTCCAtagtatttgtaatttgtaatactactaaataCTGGCATTCTCAAGATGGTACCTATTAAACATTAATGCTCTTTTTAGGAATGGTATTACATTTCACCTAGCAAGGTGCATTCTATGGAATCAAATCATTCTACGACACATTTTCCTTATCAAAACCCTAGCTCATCTAGAGAAGTCAATAATGCAAAACATGTATGCCATGAAGAAAGAAGCACAAGGAGTTGAGGCCTCAAATGAAATGAAGAGATGACAACAATTCAAGGTTTTATCTCGAAATATATATCACTGCTTTCTACCTCTGTCTTATCCTCAGTTGCAGACATTTTCATTCGGAGACAACATTTTATGCAATCAAATTGGAAGCATGTCTATATCTATTTCTGGTGATTGCATAAACAGAGTAAAACTTCAGATATCCAAGTTTCATGTACAAGAAAATGTTTACCTTGCCAAGATACCATGTACAAGAACAAGAAGATGATCAGGTCTATCCTCTATATTTACAATGTCCCGCGGTGAGGCAACCTTTGATGCAAGATTCGAAGCCAGGTTTCCCTGAGATGTACTCATGGCTTGAGCTGTAAGGTTCTGATTCGTCAAGATATTCTTCAACCCTGCTTGGTAAAAGTTAAACCCGAAGTGAGAATCATGAACATCTGCTTTAAATTAAAGCAGCAAAAAAAGTATCCGAATTCAAAGACAAATTAGGAGCAATTAAGCAATTCTGAACATAAATTTAGAAGACCAAAGCAATATCAAACTTCATGGTTTTACTATTCAGATTAAAGTTTAACAGAATCTTAGGCGAAGAGTAATCTTAGAGTAAAATTATCAATAGGGATTTCAAACTAAATGGATAGGACTGGAAGCAAACTGTAGGGGTGGACAGTACAAAAACTAGCTGAGCGAACAAACTAACTTACCAGAGATAggtaaagaaaaaattaaataaaacaacttGTGAAGATTATCTGAAAAGAGATAAGCATTAAATATATGGTTCAAATCTACACAAAaacagagagaaaaagaagctAACCTACAGATTTACACACGACAAGACCTCAAATTCAGTGCCaaaaatgttgaaaatcaTCTAGTAGGATATTTGTCGTTGATTTTAACAAATCAAAGCCTACCAGAGTTCTCATGATCGAGCCAATGTAAGCTCCAGCCCAATGAAAAAGTGATACTACCAAATACAAACGTCTTTTCGTTTCCTTCCTTCAGAAAGAGCtcaataattatactacaGTTTAAACAGATGGCAACGGCAGTTAGCTGATCTACCCACAACATTCTTCATTTCTACTCATTGTCGAGTACGGAACacaatttcatttaatatcaATAAACAGCAAATGGCATAAACAGAGCGAATCAATACAGTATTTGCAGAAACAAGCGCCACCAATATCAAATCCCCATGGCTCCGTAatagaattgaaaaatgaatcgTCATAGGGAATAAATCAGAGGAATTACCGGAAAACGCTGCGAGATTCAGGTAATTGCGGCGGCGATGATGTTGGCGTGTTATATAAAACGCCTTTCAAGTAGGCgtctttagagcatccgcaatagtcggtaggccagccataggccagtcattctctcccctgccacgtcagcaacactaaaaaaaccacctgccacatcagatttaggccagccataggccaaaTAAatcgcaataaaaataattcaaaatatactacatttacggaattaaatttacgacacatatacttgaaaaaattcgttaattttatttaaataaaaaaagtacattaaccaaaaataaaaaaaattacataataaaataaaatccgggcttccacacacgagccaccgccccactctactcctcactaatttattaaaaaatacattaacaaATGTTAGTATGCTTTGAATCcattatagtttgccgctagccgaacgggggtctcgctgtgtgcctatttaaaaattacataattaaaaaaaattcatgaaaaaacatttaaaaaatacattatatattttttcaaaaaaaaaaattaaaaaaattaaaaaatagcgctggccgatcgacggccgatcggcacgccacagatggcggccagcgcatcggctagcgcatcggccagcgcaacgcgatcggctagcccacgccgaaaTTTTGACCGATTTCCCGCTAGCctactccaatggttcggctagccgatcggctagccacgtcaatcggctagccgatggCTAGCctaccattgcggatgctcttaagccgaattctaacaaaataaaccatatttaaaaaaaaaaaaattattcaaaaaacgCCATGTTCATTGGCGTGTCTTTGTTAAAACGCCAATATCGCGGGCATATATCAGCCagttttcccccaaaattgaCGAACCCTAATGCTAAAGCCCACCCAAATGCGAAAAACCATCAAGCTGCGCGAAACCCTTGCCCGGGACGATCCAATCGGcgatttgagagagaaaattttgattttgaccTATTTTTCCACTCATTAGTCCTCCTATTCGGTTAGTATACATAGTTTTTGAACAATATTTGATGGATTATTATGAAAGTATACATTGTTGTGTAACTgattacaaaaatattgatgatgTATAAAGTTTCTTCTACATAATGAtaagtgtaaaaataatacatatttatattttgtgctACGTTATTGCAGATACTATGTCGTGGTGTGTCAATTTATATTGGGGCGGAAAGATAATGTTCGGACCAGTTATTTCATATGATCCTCCTTTCTCATCAGGATTCATTATGTTGGACAAATGTATATCCTACAATGAGCTTGTGGATACAATTTGTGAAAGGATGGGTATAAGCATACTTGAAAACAAAGTTCAAATAATATGGAAACGTACCATATGCGTTGGATCTGCAGTCACGTTTATAGGTACTCTACTAGAAGAAGTATGCATGCCACTAATGTTCAGTGAGAGTATGGCTAAAGGAGGtcaaattgaattatttgttgagCATTCGGCAATTACTCAACAAAATAGTCATCATGTCATAAGTTACGATATTGGTACGTCTACAAGAGAAATCCGGAAGATAAGTCATTACCGAAATGTTTGTGGGAGTGTCGAGCAACGTTGAGAAAGCATGATGAACACTGGCAAATTAGAGTGTTTACCACTGCTCATACTTGTATGGGGGATCGCAATTATGATGGGCACGCCAATCTCGGGTCTTCCATGATAGCATTGAGTGTTCGGCATCAGATAGAAAATGATCCTGCTTACAAGGTAAAAGCTATTGTGGCGGATATTGAAAATAGATTTCATGTGAAAGTTAGTTACAAGAAAGCATGGTATGCTCGGAGGACAGCTATTGAGCTTGTATATGGTGGTTGGGAGTGGTCATTCAAAGTTCAACCGTCTTATTTGAATGAAATGCAGAGGCAAAATCCTGGTACAATTGTCGAATGGTTGCATGATGACAGCTTAAGCCGCGGTATGAACAAGGTTTTCAAGTACGTATTTTGGGCTTTTGGACCAGCTGTGGAGGTTTTTCAACTATGCAAACCAGTTTTAACAGTTGATGGAACTCATCTACGTGGACGATGTCGAGGTAAAATTCTTATTGCCGTTGGATTTGATGCTAATAAGAAATGTTTGCCGGTTGCATTTGCCATTGCTGATGAGGAAACAAAAGAAAGTTGGAATTGGTTTATGGAACGCATAAGACTGCATGTAGCAAAGTATGAAATATGTGTGATTTCGGATAGGCATGTCGGAATCACAGATGCAATGAATTCTCCCATATGGAAAGAAGAACCTAAAGGTCATCACAGGTTTTGCTTGGTACATGTTAGAAAGAATGTTCTGCAGAATCACAAAGGTATCATGGTTAAAAGGTTGGTTTGGAAAATGGGTATTGCTACCAAAAAGCGCAAGTTTAAGAAAAGACGTCGTTTACTTCGAAACGTCAACAACGAGGCTTTGCAGTACCTTGATACTgtagataaagaaaaatggaatttgGCGTATGACAATCGCAAAAGATGGGGTGAGATGACCACTAATATGGTGGAATCTTACAACAATGTGTTGAGAGGCGCAAGAGAACTCCCAATCAAGGCTTGCATTGATATGACATTTTGGAGGACAATAGAATGGTTCAACCAGCGGTCAATTGCATCAACACAGTGTGCGACACCACTTACCCCGTGGGCGCATGAAAAGGTGTGCAAAAATGATGCAAAGGGTCAGTTACATAATGTGAGAGCACCAAGCACACTTTGAGGGATTTATGTGGTTCGAACACAACGTCGAGTTGGTGGAAAGGGTGGTAACAAGTGGAAGGTGAAGTATTTGGAGTCGAATTGCAAATGTCAAAAGTGGCAGATGTGGAGACTTTCGTGTTCACATGCAGCGGCAGTGGTGCGTTTTAGAAATGACAACATGTTATCGCTTGTTAACCCCGTATATCACACAAGTGTTTGGGTACAACAATATTCTGGGGTGTTCAATCCACTCAGACACCCAGATTATTGGGACGTGCCTGAATGGACTTTGCAGTGTTCACGAAGACAGTTATTGCCTCGAAGTCGCGGTCGATACCGTACAACTAGGATTCCTAATCAGATGGATATCCGTGAAGCCGACCAGCCACGAGCCCGACGCAAATGTAAAAATTGTCGTCAACCTGGTCATGACAGGCACAACTGCCCAACTTCTTGATTGTTTAAACTTAtgtatggagtattatttggatttatgaTGAATGTTTACTATTTGGACTTGTGGTATTTTATCCATAATCAtgtattgaattatatttacatgCATTGTATTAATGGTGGCTCCGCAGGGCAGGTTATGAATTAAAACTTGTTGAGAAAAAAGTTTCTGCTTTAAAACGCCATTGAAATTGGCGTTCcgtctgaaaaaaaaattaaccaaagTATAAAACGCCAACCCAGTTGgcgtttttaaaaaaaacttaaaacacgCCATCCGGGCTGGCGTTTTTAGTCAGAATGTTTGCCACagtttcataaaaaattaaccgAAGTATAAAACGCCAATCTGGTTGgcgtttttaaaaaaacgaCTAAACACGCCAACCGGGCAGGCGTTTTTATTCAGAATGTTTGGCcagttccaaaaaaaatttacctgAAGTATAAAACGCCAACCTGGTTGgcgtttttaaaaaaaacttaaaagacGCCAACCGGGCAGGCGTTTTTAGTCAGAATGTTTGGCCAGTTCCGAAAACAATTTACCAGAAGTATAAAACGCCTATTTGAAAGGCGTTTCTAGTCAGAATGcccaaatagtaaaaaaaaattacaaggAACAACTGCATAGGGTATTTGTAATGTTTTTAAAAGTCATCtcaataactaaataaaaaatacaaggAACAAATGCCTAATATAAAGATTACACGATTCACAAACACGATGATCAACtcaataactaaataaaaatagttctaGTTTAGTTCAATTGTTTCGCCTTCTCCGCATAAACAGGCCCCGGATCCCCTTACCGATTGTGGAAGTAGGGATTCTAGAGGGAGGAGTATCTTGAACAACCATATTCTCTAAATCCACCCCGAAAAAGTCATCTCGCATAGAAGACCGAGGTGGAGAATGGTAGACATCACTGAGACCAATATCTTCACCCGTTCCACCAGTGTGACTGACAGAATGCCGACCTCGAACTGCAGActgaggtggaggtggagggaCAAAATCTTCATCAGAATCATCTACTAGATGAGCATCCATCCTTGAAGATGACGACTCTCCACAAGCAGTTTTCTTCTTTCCACGACGCTTCCCTTTTTGCCTCACGGGCATGACAGTGTCAAGTTCAGGTCGCTGGGAAGGACGGTAGTCCATCATCTCAGGCTCCCCACATACCTCCAATCCATCTTTAACCAAATTCCAAATTGTGCCCAGATCCAGTCGTGCTGTCATATCTTGCTCACTTAGAAAGTGACGTATTTGATGAAGGGTTTCCAcctacaatttttattttttctgcaatttttttggtatattctTATCAATTATTGGCCAAATAATTGTActctataaaatttgaaattttaatttaaatctttCATTCATCAATCGAATTgcttgaaaaaattaatttatagaagaaaatttagaaaaataaagtctaattatttataaaagtgTCCATAAATCAAGCCATtcccaaataataataatatgttcccaaatataattaagttaacACAAGATAATTAGAGTAAGATTAGGcatgaaaatttaaatccGCGGGATTCAGGCATTCCCGACCCAGTCCCAATACCCGACGGgttttgggtacccgaaaccTAAAATTATAGGTTCGGGTACGGGTTTGGGTAGTTAATGTTAGGATTTTTTGGGTTTAGGGTACTCGAAACCCGTATTAGGGTACTCGATTAATACCCGATTAAACCCGactaattatgtatttatgataaatatttttatttagtatatgGTATATGGCTCATAGGGTAAATCTAGGATAACTTTATTTAATCACATgtagatttataaattttcctaggataactttatttaatcacatgtagatttataaattttccgTGTGCCTCACTTTTTCAAAGTGGAAAGTACGTTTCTTTAGATTTATTTGTTCTTACTATTAtctttctctcaatttttttatttatttatgtagaaCTATTAGCTACCGTCAGAGAGATGGGTCGCACAAAATCACAGATGAATGACAAATGAGGAGCACTTAAGATGAATTGAATGCCATGAATCTTAGTTTTTGGGTTATAAAGTTCTTAGTATACTATTTGGATTATGTTTAATTGCTTTGACATT is drawn from Salvia hispanica cultivar TCC Black 2014 chromosome 6, UniMelb_Shisp_WGS_1.0, whole genome shotgun sequence and contains these coding sequences:
- the LOC125194151 gene encoding lipid droplet phospholipase 1-like, which encodes MSTSQGNLASNLASKVASPRDIVNIEDRPDHLLVLVHGILASPSDWTYFDTELKRRVGKKFLIYASSCNMYTKTFTGIDGAGKRLADEVIQVVKKTEGLKKISFLAHSLGGLFARYAIAVLYTPGDVIGTQASAFQSSGSSNKGLIAGMEAINFITLATPHLGVRGNRQLPFLLGVPFLEKLAAPIAPIFTGRTGSQLFLTDGKPSKPPLLLRMASDCEEGKFISALGAFRCRVLYANVSYDHMVGWRTSSIRREKELFKPPRRSLDGYKHVVDVEYCPPVLYEAPHFPPEAAKAKEAAKNKPSVQNTVDYHEIMEEEMIHGLQRLGWKKVDVSFHSSFWPFFAHNNIHVKNEWFHNAGAGVVAHVADTIKQQDMLQETSSTFIAANL
- the LOC125195217 gene encoding uncharacterized protein LOC125195217; translated protein: MGDRNYDGHANLGSSMIALSVRHQIENDPAYKVKAIVADIENRFHVKVSYKKAWYARRTAIELVYGGWEWSFKVQPSYLNEMQRQNPGTIVEWLHDDSLSRGMNKVFKYVFWAFGPAVEVFQLCKPVLTVDGTHLRGRCRGKILIAVGFDANKKCLPVAFAIADEETKESWNWFMERIRLHVAKYEICVISDRHVGITDAMNSPIWKEEPKGHHRFCLVHVRKNVLQNHKGIMVKRLVWKMGIATKKRKFKKRRRLLRNVNNEALQYLDTVDKEKWNLAYDNRKRWGEMTTNMVESYNNVLRGARELPIKACIDMTFWRTIEWFNQRSIASTQCATPLTPWAHEKVCKNDAKGQLHNVRAPSTL